The genome window TCTTCGAGCGTCTCGTTGTCGATGGCGAGCAGACTCTGGAACCGGTCCATCACGTGTTCGAGGGCCTGCTGGCGAGTGTGCGCGAACGACTGCTCTAAGGTCAACTGCCCGTCGTTCGCGTCGGCGTCGTCGCCGTTGGCGAGCACGTCCTCGATGTCGCTGCCGACCAGCGAGTTCCCGGTTTTTAAGTGGTGGTCGAGGAACGCGAGCGGCTGCTCCGCGGCGAGCGTCCGCAGCCACAGCGACACCTTCGCCAGCTCGGTCGCGAGCGGATTCAGGTCCACGCCGTAGATGCACCGCTGGGCCACCTTCCGCCGCGCCCAGTTGATGTCGCGCTCCTCGTCGACCGTCTCCACGCCCTGCTGGGCCGCCTGCCGCTCCTGCGCGTCGATGATCTCCCGCGCGAGGTAGTCGACCGCGCTCGTGAGGAAGTGCCCGCTCCCCATCGCGGGGTCGAGAATTTTTAAGTCGAACACGCGCTCCGCGAACTCGTCCGCGAACCCGCCCTCGCTGTACGAGTCGTAGCCGACCAGGTCCTCGCGGATGTCGTCGACCAGCGGCCCGAGCGTCTCGTCGACGATGTACTCGACGACGTACTCCGGCGTGTAGTACGACCCCGTCGCCTTGCGCTCGCCGCTCCCGGTCGTGAGGTACACCTCGCCCGGCTCGACCGCGACGTCCTCGGCGTCGGCGTCCTCGTCGACCGGCGCGTACTCGCCGTCGTCGAGCGTCAGCGGCTCGTCGGCGACGTGAAGCTGGTACTCCAGCAGGCCCTCGTAGATGCTCCCGAGGTGGCGCACGTCCAGCGAGGAGTAGTCGACGAAGATCTTCCCCTCGCCGTCCCCCTGCCGGCTCCGCGTGAGCAGTTCGACGACTCGGGCCAGGTGCGCGTCCCCGACCGTGTGTTCGGCGAGGAACCGCGCCTCCGCGCCGTCGTCCGGGTCCGGGTCGGTGCGGAACAGCCCGCCGTTGTACGCCGGGATGTGGAGGTCGTCCTCGGGGATCCCGCGCGACTTGCTCCCCTGATCGATCAGCTCGAACAGCTCGTCCAGCCGCGAGCTCAGGTCGTCCTGCCAGTCGCGGTACTTCGGGTCGCCGCTGTCTAACTCCGCGGCGATCTCCTGTTTCAGCGAGTTCAGGCTGTACGACTCCTCGTAGATCCCGTTGTCCGTGTCCAGCAGGTCCCGCCCCTCGGCCTCCGCGTACAGCACGAAGATGAGTCGGTAGAGGTAGATGAGCGAGGCGTCGTGGATCAGGTCGAGGTCCCCCTCGTCGAGGTCGTTCTCCGGGTACTGGAGGTACCCCTCCGAGAGCACCTTGATCGCCTCGTAGATGTTGTCTTGGAGGTCCTCGCCCAGATCCTGCGCGAAGACGTTCGACTCGTCGTACACCTCGTCGAGGAAGCAGTCCCCGCCGGCGTCTTCGAGGAACGCGCCGTGCCGGAAGAAGAGGTAGAAGTATTTGAACTCCTCTAGGTCCCCCGTTTCGAGGACGGTAGGAAGATCGATCTCGTAGTAGGAGTCGAGGCGGTGGCTCGTCGGCCCGTAGTAGAGCCGCCACTTCTTCCCGTCCGTCAACACCGCCCAGCGCGCGGGCGTCTCTTGGAGGTAGACGTGGATCTGGTAGCTCGGATTTTCGAAGTCACGCTCGTGTTCGCCGCTGCCCCGCGTGTCGAGCGGCCGTCCCCAGCGCTTCGCGTCGGCGACGGCGACCGCGCTCTCGTAGAAATCGCCCCCTTCCTCGCGGCGCTCGAAGGCGCTCCGCGCGGCGTCGTCGCTCTCGAAGAAGCCGTAGTCAGGCCGGCGCTGCGTCCGGCTCGTGCTCTCCTCGACCTCGAAGGGAATCCCCAGCTTCCGGAACATCGGCCGAATGAACTTCTCCTCTAGCTGGGACTCGTTCCGCTTCGGGGCCGTGTCCTTCTCGCGCTCGTAGAGGTCGACGATCTCCTCGTACGCGGCTTCCAGTTCCTCGCTGTCGACTTCCTCCCACGCCTCGGTCTCGGGGAGGTGTTCGTCGAGGTAGTGGTTCGAGAACAGGTCGCGGTTCGTCCGGTAGGTGAGTGAACGCTGCATCCGTCAGTCGTGGGTCGTGGGGAGGGACTCGTCTGAGTCCGTGCCCTCGATGGAGATCTGTGCGACGTCCGCGGGCCCGACGGGTTCGACGTCGGTCGCGTTACTGGTCGCAGAACTGCGTCCGCCGAGTCCGGACGAGGAGGCGTCGAGTCGCCTCGGATCTTTGGAACGCTGCCCGACTTGTTTACAGGACATCACGTATGACACGGACGAATACGGGAGGCCGTATAGACTTTTCCTCGGCACGCGATTGATAATAGTCCGCTGACGGCACCGACCCGGAACGAGGCGTTTCGGCCGCGGCGACCGGCCCGGAATCCGAGTCGCGCTCGCGGCCGGACCGACGGAACGCGCACAGACCTGAACGGACTACGACCCGCTCGACCGCTCGTCGTCCTCGTCGTCCTCGTCGTCGTCCCCGTCGCCGACCGTCTCTTCGACGGTCTTCTCGACGGTCTCCTCCACCTTCTCGCCGACCGTCTCCTCGACGGTCTTCTCGACCGTCTCTTCCACCTTTTCGCCCACTGTCTCCTCGACGGTCTTCTCGACCGTCTCTTCGACCGTCTCTTCCACGGTCTCGCCTACCGTCTCTTCGACGGTCTCCTCGACCGTTTCGCCGACCTTCTCTTCGACCGTTTCGCCGACTTTCTCCTCCACGGTTTCGCCCACTTTCTCTTCCACCGTCTCGCCGACCTTCTCCTCGACGGTCTTCTCGACGGTCTCCTCCACCTTCTCGCCCACCGTCTGCTCGACCGTCTCGCCCACGGTCTCCTCGACTTTCCCCGTGACCTCCTCGCTGACGGTGTCGCTGACGTCGTCGGCCACCTCGCTGACCTCCTTGTTGACGGTCTCGCCGACGCTCTTCTCGACCTCCTTGCTCACCGTCTCCTCGACCTTCTCGCCGACGGTCTCCTCGACGGTCTTCTCCACTTCCTTGCTCACCGTCTCGCCGACCGTCTTCTCGACCTCCTTGTTGACGGTCTCCCCGACGGTCTTCTCGACCTCCTTGTCGACGGTCTCGCCGACGCTCTCCTCGACCTGCTTGCCGACCTGGTCCGCGACCTCGCGGGTCATCCAGTCCGGGTCGAACCGGGCCATCTTCCAGACGACGTGGATCACGTACGAGGCGAACACCCCGATCCCGAACGCGATGGCGACGTTGAACACCGGCAGCGTCGCGATGAGCACGATCGACAGGACGATCAGCGCGCCGTACGCGATGTCGGTTATCGCGTCCACCCGCGCCGGACTCACCATCCTCGTCCCTCCGTGTCGTCGTCGACTGCGCCGGACTGTCTTCGCGTGGCGTCTCCGTTCATACGTTTCAGTTCCGCGCCCACGGCGTAAAAGCCTCTCATTGTCGCCGCCGACCGCCGCGTCCGACGCTCCCGCGGCTCGCCGCCCCCGGAGCGCGGCCCTTTTAGCCCGGATGACCGAACCGAGCGTATGGACATCGAAGAGGGCGGACTCACCGTCTCCGTCCCGGAGGCCCGCGACGGCGCCAGCGAGGGCACCGGCGGCGGCGTCTTCTTCAACCCGACCCAGGAGCTGAACCGCGACGTGACGATCGCGACGCTGCGCGCCTACCGCGACCGCGAGCCGCGCGCGGCCTCGTACCTCGACGCGATGGCCGCCTCGGGGATCCGGGGCGTCCGCGCCGCCGCCGAGGGGTACGACGTCACCTGCGCCGACGTCGACGCGGACGCGGTCGAGCTCGCCGCCGCCAACCTCGACGCCAACGGCCTCGACGGCGAGGCGGTCCACCGCGACGTCAACGCCCTGCTGTACGACGAGGGCCCGTTCGACGTCGTCGACCTCGACCCCTACGGCACGCCGATCCCCTTCGCGGACGCGGCGTTCGCCAACGGCCGCAACCTGGTCTGCGTCACCGCCACCGACACCGCGCCGCTGTGCGGCGCCCACCTCAACAGCGGGATCAGAAAGTACGGCGCGGTCCCGCGCAACACCGACTACCACCCGGAGATGGGGCTCCGGACGCTGATCTCCGCGCTGGTGCGAACCGCCGCCCGCTACGACAAGGCGGCGACGCCGATCCTCTCGCACGTCTCGCGGCACTACGCGCGGACCTACCTCGAACTGGAGTCGGGCGCCCGCGCGGCCGACGACTGTCTCGACGGCGTGGGGCACGTCGACCACTGCGAGGACTGCCTCTGGCGGGAGGCGACGCCGGGACACGTCGCCGACCCGGTCGACGCCTGCCCGGAGTGCGGGAGCGACCGCGTCCTCACGGC of Halorubrum trapanicum contains these proteins:
- a CDS encoding tRNA (guanine(26)-N(2))-dimethyltransferase; this encodes MDIEEGGLTVSVPEARDGASEGTGGGVFFNPTQELNRDVTIATLRAYRDREPRAASYLDAMAASGIRGVRAAAEGYDVTCADVDADAVELAAANLDANGLDGEAVHRDVNALLYDEGPFDVVDLDPYGTPIPFADAAFANGRNLVCVTATDTAPLCGAHLNSGIRKYGAVPRNTDYHPEMGLRTLISALVRTAARYDKAATPILSHVSRHYARTYLELESGARAADDCLDGVGHVDHCEDCLWREATPGHVADPVDACPECGSDRVLTAGPIWLGPVADADFARAVRREVTDDMGEAKRARKLLGTVARELDTPTHYDQHRLYKEWGEPAIGMEEFVERLRGAGHEASRAHYRGTAVKSTASIPEMREAVLGDGAD